The DNA segment ATTATACACTTATTTGAATAAATTCTGATTATACTTTTTTATGATGCTATAGATTTTGTTGATGATAAATAGTCTCCAGTAAGCAGTCTAATTTTTATACTAAATGCAGCAAAAATCAAAGTCATAAATGGACTTATGAGATTGAAAAAAGCATAAGGCAAGTAGTCGAGAGTATTTACACCTAAAGTACTTGCATGATACGCACCACAAGTATTCCACGGAATTAGTACTGAACTCACAGTTCCCGAATCTTCTAAAGTTCTACTTAAATTTTCTGGAGCAAGACCTTTATCCTCAAACGCTTTACTAAACATTTTTCCTGGCACAACGATAGCTAGGTATTGATCTGAAGCGGTAATATTTAGCGTTAAGCAACTTCCCACAGTAGCGGCAAAAAGTCCAAAAGTAGATTTTGCCAAACTCAACAAGGTTCTACTAATTCGCGCAAGCGCACCGATTGCATCCATAATTCCACCAAAAACCATTGCGCATAAAATTAACCAAACGGTGTTTAGCATTTTCTGCATTCCTCCAGAAACATACAGATCTTTTAAAGTTTCAACTTTCGTCGGAATAATGGATTCAACAGTGATAGCATTCAAAATACCTTTATAAGCATTTTCAATTGTTAGCGTTGTTCCGCCCGAAAGCATCAATACAATATGCGGTTGAAAAATTACTGCAAAAACTGCCGCGAGCAAGGTTCCGAGCAACAGTGCAATAAGCGGTTCGGTTTTTTTTGCAATCAATCCAATAACTATCACAGGAACTAGAAATAGGAGCGGAGTAATATTAAATGAACTTTTGATATCATTTAGAAGTACTGAAGAATCTGCAACTCCGGAGGTTTCAACGGTAAGACCAAGAATGATAAAAATGATGAGGGTAATAATATAGGTAGGAACTGTGGTGTACAGCATATATCTAATGTGAGTAAACAAATCTGTTCCGGCCATTGCAGGTGCCAGATTAGTGGTATCAGACATCGGCGAAAGCTTGTCACCAAAGTAGGCTCCTGAAATTACCGCTCCAGCTACCATTCCTAAAGGAAAACCCAAAGTTCCTCCGATCCCAATTAGCGCAATTCCCACAGTTGCAGAAGTTGTCCAAGAACTCCCTGTGGCGATTGAAATTATTGAACATATAAGTAAAGTAGCTGGCAAGAAAATGCTGGGATTTAAAATTTGCAGCCCATAATAAATCATTGCAGGAATAATTCCGCTTACTAACCAAGTTCCTGCAAGAGCTCCAACCATCAGCAAAATTAATATTGCTCCCGCGCTAGACTTGATATTTTCTGAAACTTCTTCAATCATTTTTGCAAACTTGACCTTATTGAAAAAGCCAACTACAGCTGCAACTCCGCCACCTAACAATAAAATAAATTGATTACTTCCGCTCAAAGCGTCATCACCAAAGACAAACACGTTATATCCAAGCATTCCTACAAGTGCGACAACAGGAATAAGAGCTTCCCAAATATTTAATTCTTTATTATCGGTGATTGATTCGTTCATTTATAAAAATTTATGCTGCAATGTAGCAAAAAATCTTGTTTTATCTTCACGAGTTTAAAAATTCAATTAT comes from the Flavobacterium ardleyense genome and includes:
- the nhaC gene encoding Na+/H+ antiporter NhaC: MNESITDNKELNIWEALIPVVALVGMLGYNVFVFGDDALSGSNQFILLLGGGVAAVVGFFNKVKFAKMIEEVSENIKSSAGAILILLMVGALAGTWLVSGIIPAMIYYGLQILNPSIFLPATLLICSIISIATGSSWTTSATVGIALIGIGGTLGFPLGMVAGAVISGAYFGDKLSPMSDTTNLAPAMAGTDLFTHIRYMLYTTVPTYIITLIIFIILGLTVETSGVADSSVLLNDIKSSFNITPLLFLVPVIVIGLIAKKTEPLIALLLGTLLAAVFAVIFQPHIVLMLSGGTTLTIENAYKGILNAITVESIIPTKVETLKDLYVSGGMQKMLNTVWLILCAMVFGGIMDAIGALARISRTLLSLAKSTFGLFAATVGSCLTLNITASDQYLAIVVPGKMFSKAFEDKGLAPENLSRTLEDSGTVSSVLIPWNTCGAYHASTLGVNTLDYLPYAFFNLISPFMTLIFAAFSIKIRLLTGDYLSSTKSIAS